The DNA sequence ATCAGCAGCGCTGACGTGTACTACCAGATGAAGCTGTACTACACCGGCCCCGCGCGCCGCGCCGGTGAGGCGATCATGCTCAAGGACGCTGCCAACCCGCTGGAGCAGCCGCGCCGCGCCTGGCAGTACCTGCCTGGCCAGCGTCGGGTCAAGCTGGCACCCAATCTGGCTTATGACACGCCTAACCCCGGTACCGCAGGTGCGGGCACTTACGACGATGTTTTCGTGTTCAACGGCGCACTGGATCGCTACGACTGGAAACTGGTCGGCAAGCAGGAAATGATCGTGCCCTACAACACCTACAAGCTGACCTACGCCCAGGATCCCAAGGCCCTGACCACCCCCAACCATCTTGCACCCGACTTCGTACGCTGGGAGAAACACCGCATCTGGGTCGTAGAGGGCAACCTCAAGGCCGGCGCACGGCACGTCTACCAGAAGCGCCGCTTCTACCTGGATGAAGACAGCTGGGCTGCTCTGGCCTCCGACCAATACGACGCACGTGGCCAGCTCTACCGTGGCTCGTTCGCCTTCCTCAGCCAGAGCTATGACAAGCAGGTTCCGGATTCCACGCCCTTCATGATCTACGACCTGATCGGCGGCTCCTACAACATCAACGGCGTGGTAGGCCCTTACGGTGGCATCCGCTACATCGAGTCGCTGTCCAAGGCGCAGTGGTCGCCGGAGTCCCTGGCGGGCGCCGGCATTCGCTAAGCACAATGTGACAAGGCGCCTGCTCGGTCCATTGTCGGTGTGGTGGCCGAGGGTCCAGGGTGCCTGATTTCAACGCCGGGTCGCACGCTGTGTGCCCCCGGCGCAGTTTCCTCAAGAGGACGCCGTATGTGTTCGTTCAAGAAGTGCGTGCAGCTGGCGTTGGGCGCCACGCTGGCACTGTTGCAGGGAATCGCTCAGGCGGCCAGCTACGTTGACGTGCTCGACCTGCCGGCCAGGCCCAGTGCCTTGGCGGTACACAGCCCCTTGCTGGACACCGCCCGTGCGGGAGAGCGTCTGGTCGCCGTCGGCCAGCGTGGGCACATTCTTTATACCGATGATGCCGGCAAGCACTGGCAGCAGGCCGGCGTACCGGTCAGCGCCGACCTCAATGCCGTGTATTTTCCTTCAGCTATGCAAGGTTGGGCGGTCGGCAACGATGGCGTGGTGCTGCACAGCAGTGATGCCGGCGCGACCTGGAGCAAACAGCTCGATGGCCGTGAGATCGGTGCCTTGCTGGTCAAGCATTACGATGCGCTGGCCAGTGCCGAGCCTGCCAGCGAACAATGGGTCCAGCTTGCCTCCGAAGGCCAGCGGCTGATCGAGGATGGCGCCGACAAGCCGCTGCTCGACGTCTGGTTCGCCAATGACAAAATCGGCTACGTGGTCGGTGTGTTCAACCTGATCCTGCGTACCGAAGACGGCGGCCAGCACTGGACGCCCTTTCAGGACCGTACCGATAACCCGCAGGGTTTTCACCTAAACGCCATCGCCTCCACTGGTGATGCGCTCTACATCGCCGGAGAACAAGGCCTGCTGCTCAAGTGGGATGACGCCCACCAGCGCTTCATGGCCCTCCAGACACACTATCAGGGCAGCTTTTTCGGTGTTGTTGGCAAGCTTGGCGAAGTACTGGCGTACGGCCTGCGCGGCCATGTGTTTCGCAGCACTGATGGCGGCTCCAGCTGGAACCCGCTGGATACAGGCCTGCAGGTCAACATCACCGCCGCC is a window from the Pseudomonas sp. LS1212 genome containing:
- a CDS encoding DUF1329 domain-containing protein, which translates into the protein MKFTQTLLAASLAMIVAAQAQAAVPAQDAAKLGSSLTLVGAEKAANADGSIPAYAGGLTTAPASFKAGDSMRPDPFAGEKPLLVINGKNVDQYKGMLTATTVELAKRFESFRVDVYPTHRTVALPQAVLDNSLKNANGAKSLEGGLAIDNVLPGVPFPIPQSGSEAMWNFLLRYQGVNINSKYDSWNVDSAGVPSLATTGQAFITYPIYENLSQPISSADVYYQMKLYYTGPARRAGEAIMLKDAANPLEQPRRAWQYLPGQRRVKLAPNLAYDTPNPGTAGAGTYDDVFVFNGALDRYDWKLVGKQEMIVPYNTYKLTYAQDPKALTTPNHLAPDFVRWEKHRIWVVEGNLKAGARHVYQKRRFYLDEDSWAALASDQYDARGQLYRGSFAFLSQSYDKQVPDSTPFMIYDLIGGSYNINGVVGPYGGIRYIESLSKAQWSPESLAGAGIR
- a CDS encoding YCF48-related protein — translated: MCSFKKCVQLALGATLALLQGIAQAASYVDVLDLPARPSALAVHSPLLDTARAGERLVAVGQRGHILYTDDAGKHWQQAGVPVSADLNAVYFPSAMQGWAVGNDGVVLHSSDAGATWSKQLDGREIGALLVKHYDALASAEPASEQWVQLASEGQRLIEDGADKPLLDVWFANDKIGYVVGVFNLILRTEDGGQHWTPFQDRTDNPQGFHLNAIASTGDALYIAGEQGLLLKWDDAHQRFMALQTHYQGSFFGVVGKLGEVLAYGLRGHVFRSTDGGSSWNPLDTGLQVNITAATVGADGRYRLFTQAGHMLVSQAQGARLQLVAQQNQSPVAGAIMAGDGSLVLVGSRGARALSQE